The following are encoded together in the Zingiber officinale cultivar Zhangliang chromosome 8A, Zo_v1.1, whole genome shotgun sequence genome:
- the LOC122012850 gene encoding ABC transporter I family member 1-like has translation MPPLRPPLPRILLNNVSCMRNAQIILRHINVSVHDGTALVLTGANGSGKTTLLRMLAGFSRPSGGEILWNGHDITSAGVFQQYKLQLNWLSLKDAINDKLSVLDNVQWFEVLEGKCGRSLPALELMGIGRLANDKARMLSMGQRKRLQLARLLALDRPIWLLDEPSVALDDEGVRLLEYIIAEHRKKGGIVFVATHLPIQIEDAMSLRLPPRFPRRMTFFDMVR, from the coding sequence ATGCCACCTCTTCGGCCTCCTCTGCCTCGAATCCTGCTCAACAATGTCTCTTGCATGCGTAACGCACAGATAATCCTTAGACATATCAACGTTTCTGTCCATGATGGCACTGCCCTTGTGTTGACGGGTGCAAATGGTTCTGGAAAGACAACCCTCCTTCGTATGCTTGCTGGATTCTCTCGCCCCTCGGGTGGGGAGATCCTTTGGAATGGACATGACATCACGTCTGCTGGAGTCTTCCAGCAGTACAAGCTGCAACTCAATTGGTTATCACTGAAAGATGCCATCAACGACAAGCTCTCTGTGTTGGATAATGTACAATGGTTTGAAGTTCTCGAGGGGAAGTGTGGGAGATCATTGCCTGCGCTCGAGTTGATGGGAATAGGTAGGCTGGCAAATGACAAGGCAAGGATGCTTTCGATGGGTCAGAGGAAGCGATTGCAGTTGGCGAGATTACTGGCACTTGACAGACCCATTTGGCTGCTCGATGAGCCATCAGTTGCTTTGGACGATGAAGGTGTCCGTTTGTTGGAGTATATAATAGCCGAACACAGGAAGAAAGGTGGGATTGTGTTCGTGGCAACCCATCTGCCTATCCAGATCGAAGATGCAATGTCGCTTCGTCTTCCACCAAGATTCCCGAGGAGGATGACTTTCTTCGATATGGTCCGATGA